A window of the Elusimicrobiota bacterium genome harbors these coding sequences:
- a CDS encoding ATP-binding protein yields the protein MNYFIPVLVLGAVLGFAVYWYIKFRFLLPVESRLKGYERAFSGFMAFSKEILDHTYIPDSLEHYGDITNYYLIKLHKLFPDSSMLVFEKEEGGWKLINYLKNFKVEPKLMSSCNWAALDSSARHGETIRLDSISGAGSSAELLAVFDIQAAVICPFMPSAPEGYQRLLVFGARTPADFELAETHLQFIALQLNSVFKIKERVFALKKETDHLKAELNAVVRELDMAGSRLIQRAKERKALYEVVTKVTGSEKDAQVGCSAILNIVAKIVEADVVACLLFDEAAGELSVGPGPYGILDAERAFYSIPVSNNASASVRTFLTRKPFISPDAQNDPEVLSTYSKRSNIHSLMLVPISTGDRVIGVLRVGSRKINYFTQDNLEFLTIIADELAIIIEMVTLYDNISRKAEELAQLNRLKDEFLSTVSHELKTPLTTIKGFVSVILSGEVGPLNEQQSNFLNIADQSVNRLTHLISNLLDISRLNSKVEMEFQPVILGELIRTSVSNMMLKARESGVTLASSVDDALPAVHGDPRWIIQVIDNLILNAIKYSGKGSNIMVTGRDKSGAAVIGVEDNGPGIPEAEQKLIFEKFYRGKTRANQVPGTGLGLAISKSIIEKHGGKIWLESKPGQGAKFFFALPADTRDVRDEG from the coding sequence ATGAACTATTTCATCCCCGTACTTGTTCTTGGGGCGGTTTTAGGATTTGCCGTCTACTGGTACATAAAATTCAGATTTCTGCTGCCGGTCGAGAGCCGCCTTAAAGGATACGAGCGCGCCTTTTCCGGCTTCATGGCTTTTTCAAAAGAAATACTGGACCACACTTATATTCCGGATTCCCTTGAACATTACGGCGATATCACAAACTACTATCTGATCAAACTCCACAAGCTTTTCCCCGACAGTTCCATGCTGGTTTTTGAAAAAGAGGAGGGCGGCTGGAAGCTGATAAATTACCTTAAAAATTTCAAGGTTGAGCCGAAACTTATGAGCAGCTGTAATTGGGCCGCGCTTGACAGCAGCGCGCGCCACGGCGAGACCATACGGCTTGACTCCATTTCAGGCGCAGGGTCGTCGGCGGAACTGCTGGCCGTTTTTGACATTCAGGCCGCCGTTATCTGCCCGTTCATGCCCTCGGCGCCGGAAGGCTACCAGCGGCTGCTGGTTTTCGGGGCGCGAACGCCCGCGGATTTTGAACTGGCCGAAACACACCTGCAATTCATCGCTTTGCAGCTGAACTCGGTTTTTAAAATAAAAGAGAGAGTATTTGCGCTGAAAAAGGAAACCGACCACCTGAAAGCCGAGCTTAACGCCGTTGTCAGGGAGCTTGATATGGCCGGTTCCCGCTTGATACAGCGGGCCAAGGAGCGGAAGGCGCTCTATGAAGTGGTGACTAAGGTTACCGGCAGCGAGAAAGACGCCCAGGTCGGCTGCTCCGCCATACTTAACATAGTGGCAAAAATAGTGGAGGCCGATGTGGTGGCCTGCCTGCTTTTTGACGAAGCGGCGGGTGAGCTTAGCGTCGGCCCCGGCCCTTACGGCATTCTGGACGCGGAACGCGCGTTCTACAGCATACCGGTTTCAAACAACGCTTCAGCTTCGGTCCGGACTTTCCTGACGCGAAAGCCCTTTATCTCTCCCGACGCGCAGAACGATCCCGAGGTTTTAAGCACCTACTCCAAGCGTTCTAACATCCATTCGCTGATGCTGGTGCCGATCTCCACCGGCGATCGCGTTATAGGGGTCTTGCGCGTGGGCAGCCGCAAAATTAATTATTTTACGCAGGATAATCTGGAGTTCCTTACCATTATAGCGGACGAGCTCGCCATAATAATAGAAATGGTCACGCTATACGACAATATTTCGCGCAAGGCCGAGGAACTGGCCCAGCTTAACCGCCTGAAAGATGAGTTCCTTTCCACCGTCAGCCACGAGCTTAAAACCCCGCTTACCACCATAAAAGGCTTTGTTTCGGTGATATTAAGCGGCGAGGTGGGCCCTTTAAACGAGCAACAGTCGAATTTTTTAAATATCGCGGATCAGTCCGTCAACCGCCTCACGCATCTTATTTCAAATCTGCTTGACATCTCCCGCCTTAACAGCAAAGTGGAAATGGAGTTCCAGCCGGTGATCCTGGGCGAATTGATTAGAACTTCCGTTTCAAACATGATGCTTAAAGCCCGCGAAAGCGGCGTGACGCTCGCAAGTTCCGTGGACGACGCGCTGCCTGCCGTTCATGGCGACCCGCGCTGGATAATCCAGGTGATAGACAACCTGATCTTGAACGCCATAAAATATTCCGGCAAAGGCTCAAATATTATGGTTACCGGCCGTGATAAGAGCGGAGCGGCGGTAATAGGCGTGGAAGACAACGGTCCGGGCATACCGGAGGCCGAGCAAAAACTGATCTTCGAGAAATTTTATCGCGGCAAAACAAGAGCCAATCAGGTGCCCGGCACGGGACTCGGCCTTGCCATCTCAAAATCCATAATCGAAAAACACGGGGGCAAGATCTGGCTGGAATCAAAGCCGGGCCAGGGCGCCAAATTCTTTTTTGCCTTGCCGGCTGATACGCGGGATGTAAGGGATGAAGGCTGA